tttatccattttccagattgtccaatttgttgacatataatatatatgccaacaataatataatgttttcttacaatcctttgtatttttttctttctttctgtttttcttccttccttccttcctaccttgtttttttaggagggcacagctcacagtggcccatgttgggatcaaaccggcaaccttgctgttattagcaccacactctaaccaactgagctaactggcctgtcaattgtcacttctcctctttcatttctgattttatttatttgggtcctctttcttttttctttctctctctctctctctctctctctctctctgtctctctctctctaggaaagacttcttttttgggggggggacaggactttattggggaacagtgtgtacttccaggacttttctccaagtcaagttgttatcctttcgatcttagttgtggagggtgccgttcagcttcaagttgttgtcctttcagtcttagttgtggagggagcagctcagctccaggtccagttgccgttgctagttgcagggggcacagcccaccatcccttgtgggaatcgaacccagcaactttgtggttgagcgccgcgctccaaccaactgagccatccgggagctcagcggcagctcagcggcagctcagcggcagctcagctcaaggtgccgtgttcaatcttagttgcagggggtggagcccaccatcccttgccagactcgaggaattgaactgacaaccttgtggttgagagcccactggcccatgtgggaatcgaaccggcagccttcggagttaggagcatggagctctaaccgcctgagccactgggccggccctctctctttttgttaATTGAAAGAACTTGGTTTCTAAGATTCAGTGTTAATGATCTGGTACATTATGAAAACATTCAGGGTCATGAGAGATTACAATCTACCTTTGAAGGCTTTCTCTATATGGCACTGTCACAGAATGCAGCAATGCAGAAGCCTCCTATAAGCCTTTATTgtctagtaaaataaaataaaatgctttatctttaaaatagctGAATAATATGTTTAAGaagtttctgaattttatttctcgGTACTTGGGAGctttatatttaagaaacataaaatattttaggaaagcGAATTCCAATTGAATGacttgcaacaacaaagaaactAACTTGGAATGctggcaaaattttttttttcctctcagcccTAATGCAGACAGCCTGAGGAGGAACATGCATGCTAAAAGCATCTCTCTTCATGTATGAGAAATCTAGCCTCACCATTTCTAATGGAAGAAAGTTCCTTGGGATCCAGGCAGTCATAGTACAGAATAGTTTCCCTCTAGGAGGGTCAAAATGTAATTGTTTAGAATTCAATCACATAACTGCTTTAACATCGTTCCCAGGGGCCAAATATGAGGGGCAATGGCATGTTTCTTTTAGTGACTTTAAGTAGTTAAGACAGGTAAGAGATTTCTACTATAACACTGGACCTGCTACCCCTGAAGTGTAGTTCTCAACTTTTAGAATTTCTGTGGCTACTTAGCCATAACCATCACCTTACCATTTGGTAAGAGAGTCATACCACAAGCTCATAGTCAAACTTCTGATGTTATTTGCAGCAAAGGTggagatatttttttcaaactctcAGCCAACAAAGAATAATTGATAGAAAAATGAGATGACCATCTAGCTGTGCACTGTAACAAAGAAGAGCATTTATAATATCAAGTATGTGAAAACCCCAGTTGGCAAATGTGCAACTTTAAaggacccattttttttttttttaaagagaaacaagacAGGTGGGTTGACACTTAGCTTCCAGAAGAAAGTCTCAGAGTGTTCCACAGATTCTGGTGCCTCACCGTAATTTCTGTGCTGTTCTTGGCTGTCTTTCTGGTTTTTCTGTTCATGGTAGCTCCATAGGGGCAACACCATGCTGGCACTATACATTATCACCAGAAGACCAGCAAAGGTGGCTGCTGCTCCATCAGTGCCTGCCAGCTGGCAGTTCATCCAGGTGAGACATTTGCGGGCATAGAGCCTCTGCTAATCTTTTGTGTGTTTTGCAAGAGTCCGTGGCATTGATCCGTGAGGCTACGTGGAAGTAAATGCCAATGCCTATGTAGTAGCCCACTGCTGCCAGGAGGCTGAAGGCAGCCTCCAGCAGAAGCCACTTCCTGGGCAGTTTGGTTAGACTCTTGGCTCCTTGGAGTAAAACAACCATGGTGAGGACTCCCAGCCCCAGTGAGACAGCCATGTGCTCGGAGGACAGTGTACTGCTGGTCCAGCTTCTGAACCTGCTCTAGCTCAGTGCCCTCAAATGGTGAAtaatagtggttctcaaagcttCTGCTGCTGATAAAGCTGACACTGAATCCAGCAAGACAAGTAGGAAGCCATAATATACATGATAACTATCCCATTCACCTCCACTATCTGTACCACACCTTTCCTAGTATataaatatcttcttttgtgGCATTCCAGGAGTCCTTCAGCCTCTGGCTGGTGATATTCCACTTCCTCTCGTCCAGGCCTGGGGTTGGACGGCAGATATTTCCCTAAGGTGGGTTCACTTTCTGATCTGTGGCACCCaaagccttccctccttctctctttttttcttgatgactctggctaaaggtttacaattttgtttatcttttcaaagaacaagctcttggtttcattgatctttttgtatttttgtagattcttgcatttatttcctctctgatctttattatttccttccattttactcactttgggttttgtttgctcttctttttctagctcctttaagtgtaaggttagattgtttatttgagatttttcttctctttttttttaagattttattggggaagggaaacaggaaggactttattggggaacagtgtgtacttctgggacttttccaagtcatgttgttgtcctttcaatcttagttgtggagggtgcagctcagctccaggttcagttgccattgttagttgcagggggcagagcccaccatcccttgcgggagttgaactgacaaccttgtggttgaaagtccgcactcaaaccaactgagccatctggccatccaggagctgagcggcagctcattgacttcattctagttgtggagggcgcagctcacaggcccatgtgggaatcccggcagccccgttgcctaGAGctagtgctctaaccaactgagccacccctccctccctgagatttttcttgctttttgagTTAGGCCTgtgttgctatgaatttccctcttaggactgcttttattatgtcctatagattttgggtcattgtattttcattttcatttgtcttaaggtgtcttttgatttcttccttgacctcatTGCTAACCCTTTCATTGTTTggtaacatgttatttagcctccatgtgtttgtgtggttttcagtttttttcttataattgatttctagtttcataccattgtggtcagagaagacgcttgatatgatttcaatcttcttaaatttattgagacttgttttgtggcctaacatgttctttatcttggaaaatgttccctgtgcacttgaaaagaatgtatattctgctgtttagggtgaaatgttctgaaaatatccattaaatccatctggtctaacttatcatttaaggccactgcttccttgctgattttctgtgtgGAATATCTGTTCATTGGCGTTAttgggtgttaaagtcccctactatgactgtattactgttgacCTcaccctttatgtcagtcaatgtttgctttatatttaggtgctcctatgttaaatgcatagatgtttactagggttacatatcctcttgttggatcgatcactttatcattatgtaacgtcctttttttttcctccccttttccacttccccccactccagttcaagccgttgtttctcagcctagttgtgtaggacacagctccctggcccatgctggtgttatgagccttgcgctccccccggctgaggcagtcggtcaccggtcATTGGTCAGCCGTTCACGGCAGCTCACACCAGCTGCCAGCCGCTaacactggccaccagccactcatggcagcacatggtagcctacggcagcacacagtagcccacagcagctcaggccaatctccggctgctcacggcagcccagctccagggagagctgttgttcacaatcttatagaaggcgcagctcactggcccatgtgggaatcaaacaggcgacctcggcattaggagcatggcgctccaactacctgagccaccaggccagccctgtgATGTCCTTCTTGTCAtagtctgttttaaagtctattttgtctgatgtaagtactACCACcagctttttgcttttttcatttccatttgcatgaaatatctttttccataccttgATTTTCAgtctctatgtgtcttttgatctgaagtgggtctcttgtaaacagcacatgtatgggtcttgttttcttatgggACAGGAagtattaaaacattaaaatgttcatcCTTTCCAAAGTCAATTAACATTTACCCAAAAAATTCATCTAAATTTTGCTGCTTTTTTAGGAGCaaaaagtatataattattttggaGATCTTCTTGAAAGTTAAATGCACAGATATTGTCAGATAGAGCTTGATATAGTATAATAGGGTGAAAAGATTTTTAGGGagacaagattttttttccagatactaaaatttttaaataaagccatTATGAAAGAACATAACACTACCCAGAAAATTACATATAAGTCAGTAGAACAGagcagagtccagaaacagataaaattacTATTGAGAAATTGATATGTAAAAAAGATAGTATCATGTGTTAGCACAAAAAGGATGAAACTAGTCAACAAATGATATTGATTCACTGGGCCATTTATTAGCAAGAAAATCAACCTAGACCCAGCATCACACTTTATGCAAGAATAACGTTAATATGCCaaccaaaataaatgattaaaataaaaggaaaaatatagaaactaCTCATATAACTTTAAATTAGAGGTGGCCTCCTTAAATAAGTAGaagccaaaaagtggaaagaaatggaaggggGGCATGAAAGATTGCAGcacaaaaatttgaaatatttctaagaCAGAAAACGTTACCAACACTACTGAAAGAAAGACACAAggcttgaaaaaaaatgtgaggaaaaTACGTAACAGACAAAAGATTAGTATCCCTGACATACAAAGagcttttataaattaaaaagaaaggagaaaacaacccaaaacaagTGTTCTGAATAGTATATGAtaatttacagaggaggaaatacaCAATatcaacaaacattaaaaaaaataatggggaCCTTCATCTATGCTTGTACATTTCTTCTAACCTTagttcattcttattttattttttagttgggAACATACTCAAAGATAATAAATTCCTCTTTTTGACAGAGTATAAGTTAGTTTAACCTGGAAGTAACTACTTGCAAGTAACCagtttataaatgtaataaaaggGTGTCTTCCATGAACCTCAGTACAAGAGACGCAGGCAAATATACTGaggtttttaaataatgtaatatatttttaacccATCGTCTGATGCTTGCTTGAGAGAACTGAAAGATTTATTGAAGCTCTCAAGAAGTAATTGCCCTGAGATCACGAAAAAGGGTTATCTTTGCTGAAGGAATGTGTACTTCTTCACCAGCTATATTCCTTTTAGTGCAAGAGCTTATGCCCTGTAGTGTTTGGTTTAAATGGGCtcaaaaaaacattatttttttgagaaatttcatGCATGCTGTCCATCTGTCCACCCGtctctatttatctatctacctatctatcttaTTACCTATCTACCTATCCATATACCTAAATACATGCAAGTTTCTGGGAAAACaactcataatttttaataaatcagCAAAAATTGTCCAGGACCTAAAATATGTTGAAAATCAGTGTCAAACAGACAATGATTTGCTCCTTCAGGAAAATTTAGACTAAGATTAATTTCCTACAATCTAAATTATTAATtgtttatagaaagaaaagtgtATATTTGTTTGgtggctttctttttaaattattattaaattattattatcgtgtgtgtgtgtgtgtgtgtgtggctttctTAAGAGAGTACAGTTGAGAGGAGGAAAACACTAAgcacttgccatgtgccaggtATTCTGCTAAGAGGTTTTCAAGTGTAACCTCATTTGACTCTCAGAAATATGCTAAGTTGCAAATTGGCTGGAATCTCCTATGCTCTAAGATTCATTTATTACTACATTTCCATAGCCTTGAAATTGTGACACATACTATCATCAGTGGCATTTTACAATGACTGTCACCTAGACAGAATAATATAGTTGTGATTGCCTGTACATGCACAAACTTGGTTATCATGGGTTCATATTATTGTCACTTCATGTGCACTGCTGGTGCCTCATGTGTTGAGTGCATTGTCCTTTGAAATATAAGAAAGTACTACAGGgacggcccagtggctcaggtgctcctaacactgaggaaGCCGGTTCgattccgacatgggccagtgagctgcgccccatacagctaaaattgtgaacaacagctctccctggaactgggctgcagtgagcagtCGGAGGTCATCGTGAGCTCCTATGAGCTGCTGTGGGCGGACCAAGGACCAGCGACAGACTGCCTCAGCtgtggggagcgcaaggctcataataccagcatgggccagggagctgtgtccgacacaactagactgagaagcaacggcttgaaccaaagtgggggtgggggaggaggggggccGAAGAAGGGAGGGTGGAAAAGAAAGCACTACAATGTGATTTGGCTTGTATGTTGTGTGTGAAGAATGGCACATTAACAGAGAAGTGTGATGTAAATTTATTGGTAATGAAACATACAGTCATTGTTTTAGGCATAGATTCAAGTGTATATTTTCTTGCAAATCAACAACCAACTGCTTCATGAGGTATAAGAAAGCAAGACGCCCTTAGTAGATGAagaatatcacattttgtttctgaaatagGTGCAAAAGCTGTGCCTAGTACAAACCAACAACATACTGGAAGGCAGAAGGTGTACCCAAATCTCTAGGAAGGactgaaagaaaattcaaataaaggaCTGATGGCGACAGTTTGATCATAACTTGCAGAATGGGTGACAGCAGCTTAGAATAAAACCAAATGTTGCATGACCAGTACTGTTAGTGatacagaaaacaatatttctgtGAAACAAATGTATAAGAAAGCGCAGGCACCAATTTGGGGGTGAAAATGATCCATAGGCAGCATCCTCTGAAAGTGGAGAAGTTTTAGGTAAACCTTAATCCacttatttcacatatattttcatttttatatttgccttCCAAAAGTCTATgtctaaaatgtttaaagaagctctgttaagaaatataaaagttcTGAGGTGCTGGtcatctcagttggttagagcgcagtgctcttaacaacaaggttgctggttcgatccccgcatgggccactgtgagctgcgccctctacaaccagactgaaacaactacttgacttggagctaaggAATAccgggaaaacacacttaaaataaataagagtttaaaaaaaaagaaatgtaaaagttcTAAGTGATGAGATCATTGCTTCTGAGTTTAGAGTTATAAAACAATCATGTACTTTCCAGTGGCATCTTGGAGTTAATGAAAAAAGACTATAAGGCTATACTATTGCCTATCTAATTGTCTATCACAAAATACATCAATAGTTATCCCAGCAAGCTGCCCCACACCATCTCCttagatgaaaaatgaaatacacattAACGGCCCAACTCCTACAAGCATACAtagttttatttgggaaaaaatggCAATTATATCTTAAAGgacttattatttttcctttgcataTTGCCTAGTTATACTgaaaattttcttaacatttgGCGATAAGCAAGCTGACAGGCTGGGCTCACTGGAACTCTCCACATTGTTGGTCGTCTCAGGCTCTGGGGCAGGAAAAAGTGGCCCTATCCACCCAAACTCCACTCCACACTCTTCACCGCCCCGACTCCTCCCCCATGTCTGGGAAGCTGAGAAGGAAGCTGGGACAAGGAGAGACATCTCAAGGACTGTTGGACAGACTGGGTAAGCACAAATCGGCAGCTCTTCCCTGAGCTCTGTCAGCAAGTGGGGTTGGAGAGCCAGGCCAAGTCTCAGTCCTTTTCTGATAGGGTGGTCACACATCCCCAAGGGCTGATGTCCTTTCCGAAGCTCTGGTTTATTTGAGCTTGTCCAGGTTCTTCCATAGTCTGCACTTTCTTGTTAGGCATCAGTTTGGCTTGTCCTTCCCTCTGTCTGGGCTGCACTGGTAAGTACTGCATCACATATAATTGGCCACTAGCATAATATTCTTATGATAAGCATGTGTTTAGAACTTGCCCTGATCCTGGCACTGAGATGTGGGCAGTCTCCGGACCCTCAAACCAAGCTCATGTCTACATTTGGACCATCACTATTTTCTGCCTTCCCCTCCACCAACCTTCGTGGAGTTTCCAGAGCCCCCTTGCTCATCTCTTAGACTACATGACAATTCTGTtgaatccagaaagaaaaaaagtgatttgaTAGAGGGTCTTCCTTGACATTTCCAGAGGCACAGTGCTTGGGAACCATAGAAGTAAATATTGAGAAGTGGGCACTTGACACAACATGGAAGGAGCCAGAGCATTCTCTCTGGTTAGaacttaattttgttgttgttgttgttgttagaactTACCTAAGTGACCCCTCTCCCCTCATCAGTGCCCACCATGGGAAGTTCTCAGAAGCTCGACTTGGAGGTACGGCCAAGCTGTAGTCATCCCAAAGACTGGAGTAGCCTGAAACACTTGTTTTTTCAGTTACTCCTCATACTGAGACCAGAGGCCCCTCCTAAAGAAACTGCTCAGGTGATTCTTGATTGGTAGAATGGAGTGGGGTGATCAGAAGTTGTCCAAGGAATTGGATGTCCATGAGCTAATATATGCATTTCTTGTCACCAAATATTTTGAGCTTAATCACTCTCCTTCAGTTCTCCTACAGCCTCTTCAGCTATGACGATGCCACAAAGCTACATCTGGGGTAAGTATCAACTACCCAACTTACCCATGCACTTAGATTTGGACCCCAAATCCAAGCATCCACTCATCCTATCCCCAGTGCAGCAACCAAGCCTCACTATCTCTCCAGCCTTCTCCTCACTCCTAACCTTCTCTGACACACTGCTCCagttttttaaacaaactatAAACCCTCTGTCAGCCTGGGAGCCTAGGCTGAGAACTTCTGAGTCTCCCCGGAATCCCTCTCCCCTGGAAGGCAGTGGACCTCCCAGGGTCTGCCTGAACTAGCTCCCACGCAGAGATGACCCCAAGCCAAAATCCACACCTTTAAACCATCCTTATCTGGGCTACTTGCACACTCATCCGCCCTCCCTGAGCACCCAATGGCCACTTTCTCAGCCCCGTGTTCagcccctctttctttctcccataGCTCCTGTCTGCATAATAATCTTTCTCCAGTGTTCAAAGGTAGTCACAGGTAAGGAGAAGGATAGGGAAGAATGGGAGGGAGGAGTCTGCCCTTGGGAGTCGTGTGTCTGTTCCTCCTTGGACCCACACCATCTATGTCTCCCCAGACACTCCCGTTGGCTCAGGACTCTTGCTGTGCCAGCCGGCACCCAGGTGTGGGGACCATATCTACAACCCCTTGGAGTATTGCTGTGATCATCATACCATCCTGCTCCTGAACCGGACCCGCCACTGTGGCCCCGACTGTATCTTCTGGCCCTGCCTGGAGCTCTGCTGTCCTGAGTCCTTTGGACCCCACAAGAAGTTTGTTGTGAAGCTGAAGGTTCTGGGAGTGAAATCTCGGTGTttctcctcccccatctccaGGAACTGCCCCCAGGCGCCTGATGAAGATGAACTGGGACTTTAACATCTGCCACAACAGTTGGATCTATCCGAATGAATGTTTCCATCCTCTGACTCAATGGAAATGTCCAGGAAGTAAGTTTAGAAATGCAGATATAGGCCTGGCTTGGAGTGAACCCTGCACGCTCTGCCTGTTTAGGAGGGGCCAGTAAGCACTCGGAGATATGAAGAACCATGTCGGAGGGAGGGAATCGGAAAACACAGGGCAGCAGGTGGCTAGGCCTGGCCAGAGGGTCGGTGCGGAGGGTGGGAACGAAGCTGGAGCCTGGAGCtgtgtggggaggagagggacgCTAGGGACCCACAAATGCACTGGTTCCCCCAACGGAAGACAGGGCTGGCTAGGCTGGCTCCACGGAGCTTTCGGAGCTGATGCTTTAGGACTGCTATCAATTGAGAGCTCCAGGTTTTACATAACTTTTGTTACATAAAAGTaggtcattcattttttttctctccgtGTTTCATTCGCCTTTGAATTTGGCCTGTTCAATATCTGGCTATTTTCAAACCTTAAGCATTCCCCACCACCAGCTGGGGTTTTCCCGATTAGCTTCCTGTGAGTGTTTACCCCTAGAAACTGCCACAGATGAAATCAGGCAAATGCAATAACCAGTTTCCCCTTTTCTACCTTTTGGCACTGCTGACTGaggcaaaacaaaggaaaacaaaacaaaaacaataacaaaaagacccCCGGAACCAtggtagcctctggaggaatgtttagattttcccttaaatatgcCAGGCTGGTCTGAGATCGTTAACACAGGTTTTGGAGGTGCctacccgctgccttctcagaccacctgTGCTCTGACTATAAACGCTTATCCTATGACCCAATTCCTGTGTCCATCTATTGGCTGAGTGGCGAAGGCAGCACAAGCCCTGGACTCGGTTGGCCTCCGGTTTCACTATTAGATTATAATGCAAAGCTTACAGTAAATACCCATAGTCCATactggtataaataaataattacagaaaCAAGTGAGGGAGAATAGACAAATCTCCATATGCAAGGTTTCGAAATAGTTTATGTAACTACAACCATGCAAGCCCCTTAACTTTGGGCTGCACGTAATGATTTGGTTCCAAAGAGTACAGTGTagaaatgggggaaaagaagTAACCACACTGAAGAAACCTAACAAACACTACCTCTGAGAGAAAGACATAGAAAGAGAGTGACAGGAGAGAAGAGTCAGAGGGTGGGAAGAGACTGAGCAAAGGACTTCAGCAACAGGAAATGCAGATGGAGAGAGgttgggggaagggcagagaTCTTGTGTTTGGCATTGGCAGTGGCTGGCCTGCCTCTAAATGGGCCCTGGAAAGAAGGTCTCCAATCGCCCTCTTGTCTGGGGACAGTCCATACTGGCAACAGGATTTGTCACTCCGGGAGGCTTTTGCCCTGACCAGCTGAGCTGTGCAGAGCTGACTGGACAGCTTTCCCACTTCCTACCTACAACCTGGAGCTGGGACTCCACACCGTCCCTCCAGCCAGACTCCGAAAACAGAGgcaaaatatcttc
The DNA window shown above is from Rhinolophus ferrumequinum isolate MPI-CBG mRhiFer1 chromosome 15, mRhiFer1_v1.p, whole genome shotgun sequence and carries:
- the LOC117035048 gene encoding insulin growth factor-like family member 3, translating into MTMPQSYIWAPVCIIIFLQCSKVVTDTPVGSGLLLCQPAPRCGDHIYNPLEYCCDHHTILLLNRTRHCGPDCIFWPCLELCCPESFGPHKKFVVKLKVLGVKSRCFSSPISRNCPQAPDEDELGL